From candidate division WOR-3 bacterium, the proteins below share one genomic window:
- a CDS encoding Fpg/Nei family DNA glycosylase, which produces MPEIPEIISRAKEMNSAICGRKILSAEIFQPKCLNMNKAEFRRKLKNANVIRVYQRGKWIFTETDRGYLLINLGMGGEILLTEADKIPLKKRAVFVFSGGVCISVNFWWFGYIHYAKNGKLYKHKETAKLGIDADKITFSELKTRLEGRRGNIKSFLLDQKNIAGIGNAYIHDILFFAKLHPKNNVQVLDEIQIKHLHEGIKKGLKKSIRKGGAFYETDIFGKPGGFKRKDIAIGYRKGEKCPVCGAAIEKIKTGSNSSFICPECQKE; this is translated from the coding sequence ATGCCTGAAATACCGGAAATTATATCAAGGGCAAAAGAGATGAACAGCGCTATTTGCGGAAGAAAAATTTTGTCCGCGGAAATATTCCAGCCTAAATGTCTCAATATGAATAAAGCAGAATTCCGAAGAAAATTAAAAAACGCCAATGTCATTAGAGTTTATCAAAGAGGCAAGTGGATATTCACTGAAACTGACAGAGGGTATCTTTTGATAAATCTCGGAATGGGCGGAGAAATTCTTTTGACTGAAGCAGACAAAATACCTTTGAAAAAACGAGCCGTTTTCGTGTTCTCCGGAGGAGTTTGCATTTCAGTGAATTTTTGGTGGTTTGGGTATATTCATTACGCAAAAAATGGAAAATTGTATAAACATAAAGAGACGGCAAAGCTGGGAATTGATGCGGATAAAATAACTTTTTCAGAGTTAAAAACTCGGCTCGAAGGAAGAAGAGGAAACATCAAATCATTTTTACTGGATCAGAAAAATATAGCCGGTATAGGGAATGCCTATATTCATGATATTTTGTTTTTTGCAAAATTGCATCCGAAAAATAATGTTCAAGTCCTTGACGAAATCCAAATAAAACATCTTCACGAAGGCATCAAAAAAGGACTAAAAAAAAGTATAAGAAAAGGTGGTGCTTTTTATGAAACAGACATCTTCGGAAAACCCGGCGGTTTTAAAAGAAAAGACATCGCCATAGGATACAGAAAAGGTGAAAAATGCCCTGTTTGCGGAGCGGCTATAGAAAAGATTAAAACAGGCTCGAACAGCTCTTTCATCTGTCCTGAATGCCAAAAAGAGTAA
- the fusA gene encoding elongation factor G, with translation MSDIIALEKVRNIGIMAHIDAGKTTLTERILFYTGRSHKIGEVHNGEALMDWMKQEQERGITITAASTHCHWEDHWINIIDTPGHVDFTVEVERSLRVLDGAIAVFCAVGGVEPQSEAVWHQSQKHNVPKLAFVNKMDRIGADFFKVIEEIENQLEANVIPLQIPIGAESEFKGVVDLVEMKAYYYTDEKDAKRYEVEQIPQDLISLANKYRKIMLEKAVENDEILLDKYFHDEDSLTKEEIISAIRKSTVTNKIVPALCGSAFKNKGVRKLLDAVNMFLPSPKDMPALKGTDREGNEVFRNNDDDEPFSALAFKIQIDKHVGKLVYFRVYSGSVKAGSYIYNSSRNKRERLSRILQMHANQRESVDCLYAGDIAAAVGLSDTFTGDTLSESENPILLESIEFPSPVMSISIKNSEKSQTDALTRSLTKLAEEDPSFIYKTDEETKDVVISGMGELHLEVLIDRLKHEFGIEIETGEPKVAYRETILQSIVEELKYSKQTGGKGQYAHVKMKVSPTGPGCGFEFINKIKEGRIPKEFIPSIEKGVIDALQNGVLAGYPVVDVKAELIDGSYHSVDSSDMSFRVAGRECFKSAFRKCSPILLEPIMLIEINTPEEFVGSIAGLVGSKRGKINGIDIQGSLNVVSCEAPLSELFGFTTVLRNQTSGRASYSMAFQHYSAATEEATQQILRIKKSA, from the coding sequence ATGTCAGATATAATAGCGTTGGAAAAAGTAAGAAATATAGGCATAATGGCTCACATAGACGCCGGAAAGACTACCTTAACTGAAAGAATTCTCTTTTACACGGGGAGATCTCACAAAATTGGGGAAGTCCACAACGGGGAAGCCCTCATGGACTGGATGAAACAGGAACAGGAGAGAGGCATAACCATAACGGCAGCCTCTACTCATTGTCACTGGGAAGATCATTGGATAAACATCATAGATACGCCGGGTCATGTAGATTTTACTGTAGAAGTGGAAAGGAGCCTTCGTGTTCTCGACGGAGCAATAGCAGTTTTTTGCGCGGTCGGCGGCGTTGAACCTCAATCCGAAGCGGTTTGGCATCAATCTCAAAAACACAATGTGCCGAAACTTGCGTTCGTAAACAAAATGGACAGAATCGGTGCAGATTTTTTCAAAGTGATTGAAGAGATAGAAAACCAGTTGGAAGCTAACGTTATCCCTCTGCAGATACCCATTGGAGCCGAATCTGAATTCAAAGGAGTAGTCGACCTCGTCGAAATGAAAGCGTATTATTACACCGACGAAAAAGACGCCAAAAGATACGAAGTCGAACAAATTCCACAGGATTTGATTTCTCTCGCCAACAAATACAGAAAAATAATGCTCGAGAAAGCGGTTGAAAACGACGAAATACTTCTCGACAAATATTTCCACGATGAAGATTCCCTCACAAAAGAAGAGATAATCTCGGCCATACGAAAATCCACCGTCACAAACAAGATAGTTCCCGCCCTTTGCGGATCCGCCTTCAAAAACAAAGGAGTGAGAAAGCTCCTCGACGCAGTAAACATGTTTCTACCTTCCCCCAAAGACATGCCTGCTTTAAAAGGAACAGACAGAGAAGGGAATGAAGTTTTCAGAAACAACGACGATGATGAACCTTTTTCTGCCCTTGCGTTCAAGATCCAAATAGACAAGCACGTCGGAAAGCTCGTCTATTTCAGAGTTTATTCCGGTTCTGTGAAAGCGGGATCGTACATTTACAACTCCTCACGCAACAAGCGCGAAAGGCTGAGCAGAATACTCCAGATGCATGCAAATCAGAGAGAAAGCGTAGATTGTTTATACGCGGGCGATATTGCTGCGGCTGTCGGGCTGTCTGACACCTTCACAGGAGACACTCTTTCAGAATCTGAAAATCCGATACTTCTCGAATCAATAGAATTTCCTTCACCGGTAATGTCAATTTCCATTAAGAACAGTGAAAAAAGCCAGACCGATGCACTTACCAGGTCATTGACAAAACTCGCCGAAGAAGACCCGTCTTTTATTTACAAAACTGATGAAGAAACAAAAGACGTTGTAATATCAGGTATGGGAGAATTGCATCTTGAAGTTTTAATAGACAGGCTTAAACACGAGTTCGGTATTGAAATCGAGACCGGCGAACCAAAAGTCGCATACAGAGAGACGATTCTTCAATCTATCGTAGAAGAATTGAAATATTCCAAGCAGACGGGAGGCAAGGGCCAATACGCGCACGTAAAAATGAAAGTTTCTCCGACGGGTCCGGGTTGCGGTTTCGAGTTCATAAACAAAATAAAAGAAGGAAGGATACCGAAAGAGTTCATCCCGTCCATTGAAAAGGGGGTCATAGACGCTCTCCAAAACGGAGTATTGGCAGGATATCCTGTCGTGGACGTCAAAGCAGAACTGATTGACGGATCTTACCATTCCGTGGATTCATCTGACATGTCATTCAGAGTGGCCGGCCGAGAGTGTTTTAAAAGCGCTTTCAGAAAGTGCTCTCCAATCCTGCTCGAACCGATAATGCTTATTGAAATAAACACGCCTGAAGAGTTTGTAGGTTCTATTGCGGGACTTGTAGGTTCAAAAAGAGGCAAAATAAACGGAATAGATATTCAGGGCAGTTTGAACGTCGTTTCCTGCGAGGCGCCCTTGTCGGAACTTTTCGGTTTCACAACGGTCTTACGCAATCAAACCAGCGGAAGGGCGAGTTATTCAATGGCGTTCCAGCACTATTCAGCCGCAACAGAAGAAGCGACGCAGCAAATCCTCAGGATTAAAAAAAGCGCTTGA
- a CDS encoding flavodoxin family protein: MGNVLIIKGTYKKDGMTSALVDNFARGIKSADENAEVKIVDLLDANVAFCRGCEECMKTEGKIGICSIDDDTKGILEDMLECDVLVFATPVYEMGPTALMKRFLERNYAVLKPGKGWPKGRNPKRKDKRGVILLSSGAPYPVNVIFGITGHSIKTLKWICKLWSCGKVCSLKAGGMENNEKTKNKFTEKAFQLGRKIQKTRKTAVV; the protein is encoded by the coding sequence ATGGGAAATGTTTTGATAATCAAAGGAACCTACAAAAAAGACGGTATGACTTCGGCACTCGTGGATAATTTCGCGAGAGGAATTAAAAGCGCAGATGAAAACGCCGAAGTCAAAATTGTCGATCTTCTCGATGCAAATGTCGCTTTCTGCCGCGGCTGCGAAGAGTGCATGAAGACCGAAGGGAAAATCGGCATTTGCTCTATAGATGACGACACGAAGGGAATCCTTGAAGACATGCTCGAATGCGATGTTCTGGTTTTTGCCACTCCGGTTTATGAAATGGGACCTACCGCCCTGATGAAAAGATTTTTAGAGAGAAATTATGCCGTACTGAAACCGGGCAAGGGATGGCCAAAAGGAAGGAACCCGAAAAGGAAAGATAAAAGAGGTGTCATCCTGCTTTCTTCCGGAGCGCCTTATCCTGTAAACGTAATATTCGGCATAACCGGTCACTCCATAAAAACACTAAAGTGGATTTGCAAACTATGGTCGTGCGGCAAAGTATGCTCACTTAAAGCCGGCGGAATGGAAAACAACGAAAAAACTAAAAACAAATTTACTGAAAAAGCATTCCAACTGGGTCGCAAGATCCAGAAAACGAGAAAAACCGCAGTCGTTTAA
- a CDS encoding T9SS type A sorting domain-containing protein, whose protein sequence is MKFSTAVFLIFCSGLINGQGIIIDHSYVHPESIPQIWIDSVKTNCKWHYAHTSHGGQLTIGLNDYEDLNPFFNVAIGSCNLPNVPGALCIHDGQVNQTYITPDLYWQSTDGMNATRAVLSGNPSLNFSAWSWCTQIDGYNESQIQEYLDSITQLELEFPGVTFIYMTGNAQATGSSGYNRFLRNNQIRQYCIDNNKVLFDFADLDCWWYNDTTGLWEHNVYVYDTHLIPVEHPAFNGSYGGHTTYASCQQKGYAVWYMFAVLNGWEPSSVEEGVLSPVNDFLQCRVFPNPFTDYAEISFNLKKSEFVEIKIFNVLGRFVQSIFEGSLGEGDHSFSWDGTCSELKPAENGVYFYKIFVSGNESSFGELIYLK, encoded by the coding sequence ATGAAATTTTCAACCGCTGTTTTCCTGATTTTTTGTTCGGGATTGATCAACGGGCAAGGGATCATAATTGACCACTCTTATGTTCATCCTGAAAGTATCCCGCAGATCTGGATAGATTCTGTGAAGACAAACTGTAAATGGCATTACGCGCACACGTCTCACGGAGGTCAGTTGACCATAGGATTGAATGATTATGAAGATCTGAATCCCTTTTTCAACGTGGCCATTGGTTCCTGTAACCTGCCTAATGTTCCGGGCGCTCTTTGTATCCACGACGGGCAGGTCAATCAGACCTACATCACTCCGGATCTGTATTGGCAGTCAACGGACGGCATGAACGCCACGAGAGCTGTACTGAGCGGAAATCCCTCTCTCAATTTTTCAGCGTGGTCGTGGTGCACGCAGATTGACGGATACAACGAAAGTCAGATTCAGGAATATTTGGACTCGATAACTCAACTCGAACTGGAATTTCCCGGAGTCACTTTTATTTACATGACAGGAAACGCTCAGGCGACAGGATCGAGCGGATACAACAGGTTTTTGAGAAACAATCAGATCAGGCAATATTGCATAGATAACAACAAGGTGCTGTTTGACTTCGCAGATCTCGATTGCTGGTGGTACAACGACACGACAGGTCTTTGGGAGCATAATGTTTACGTATACGACACACACCTCATTCCCGTCGAACACCCGGCATTCAACGGCAGTTACGGCGGGCACACGACCTATGCCAGCTGTCAGCAGAAAGGATATGCGGTCTGGTACATGTTCGCCGTTTTGAACGGATGGGAACCTTCTTCGGTTGAAGAGGGAGTTTTGTCTCCAGTAAACGATTTCCTGCAATGCAGAGTATTTCCGAATCCTTTTACGGATTATGCCGAGATCTCTTTTAATCTGAAAAAATCGGAATTCGTCGAAATTAAAATATTCAATGTTCTCGGGCGCTTTGTTCAAAGCATTTTCGAAGGATCTCTCGGAGAAGGAGATCATAGTTTTTCGTGGGACGGCACTTGCTCGGAATTGAAACCTGCTGAAAATGGAGTGTATTTTTATAAAATATTTGTATCAGGAAATGAAAGTTCTTTCGGAGAACTTATATATTTAAAGTAA
- a CDS encoding ABC transporter permease, whose product MLNRIKHMLKKEFIQAFRDPRMRTVILLVPIIQTFLFGYAVTTDVKNIGTVIVDGDKSSLSRKFVNAFMSTDHFRLSGTGDNYDYAVQMIDCGEADFGLIISPEFCKTASKNFEISVQIIVDGSNAMKAGTVLGYASDIISKFNKETVLRGLDLNSVNVKQVKLSERILFNPNLHSKNFYLPGVIAAMVMIITLMLSGMSIVREKEMGTIEQILVTPISKFEFIVGKTFPFAIIGMIDVILVTTVAIFWFKIPFRGNLLLLFFANSLFLLSTLGVGLLISTLCSTQQQAMLSTFFFVIPALLLSGFIFPVSNMPVWIQYLTYLNPLKYMIVILRGLFLKGSSLQVLWPNFASLTVLGLIFLYGAILRFRKTI is encoded by the coding sequence TTGCTTAACAGAATAAAGCACATGCTGAAAAAGGAATTTATTCAGGCTTTTCGGGATCCCCGAATGAGGACCGTCATACTTTTAGTACCAATAATCCAGACATTTCTTTTTGGTTACGCAGTGACTACAGACGTGAAAAACATAGGAACGGTAATCGTCGATGGAGATAAAAGTTCTCTGAGCAGAAAGTTCGTGAACGCATTCATGTCCACAGATCACTTCAGGCTTTCCGGCACAGGAGACAATTATGATTACGCAGTGCAAATGATTGACTGCGGAGAAGCGGATTTCGGATTGATAATATCCCCGGAATTCTGCAAAACCGCCAGCAAAAATTTCGAAATTTCCGTTCAGATCATAGTCGACGGATCAAATGCAATGAAAGCCGGGACAGTCCTGGGTTATGCCAGCGATATTATTTCGAAATTCAACAAAGAGACTGTTCTCAGAGGATTGGATCTCAATTCAGTGAACGTAAAGCAGGTAAAACTTTCAGAAAGAATTCTTTTCAATCCGAATCTTCATAGTAAAAATTTTTATTTACCGGGAGTCATTGCCGCCATGGTAATGATAATAACATTGATGCTGTCAGGTATGTCCATTGTCAGAGAAAAAGAAATGGGAACCATAGAACAGATATTAGTGACGCCTATAAGTAAATTTGAATTCATTGTCGGAAAAACTTTTCCATTCGCAATAATTGGCATGATAGATGTGATTTTAGTGACAACAGTGGCAATATTCTGGTTTAAGATACCGTTCAGAGGTAATTTGCTTTTGCTGTTTTTTGCCAATTCGCTTTTTTTGCTGAGCACTCTTGGAGTCGGGTTGCTGATATCGACTCTTTGCTCAACTCAGCAACAGGCGATGCTCAGCACATTCTTTTTCGTAATACCGGCTCTCCTTCTTTCGGGGTTCATTTTTCCGGTGTCTAACATGCCCGTGTGGATTCAGTATTTGACTTATTTAAATCCTCTCAAGTATATGATAGTTATTCTGCGGGGATTGTTTTTAAAAGGCAGTTCTTTACAGGTCCTTTGGCCGAATTTTGCATCTTTGACTGTCTTGGGTTTAATATTTCTATACGGGGCGATTCTGAGGTTTAGAAAAACAATATAG
- a CDS encoding ABC transporter permease yields MNNRRVFALARKEIIHVIRDSRSLGMGIAIPLLLLVFFGFALSLDVKNIPLGVYDRSSSSMSRAFLAGMTASGTFKVVSNADSYSQLMNLMDRNMIRAAIIIPENFSGADSPEIQLILDGSDAYFARISLNYAKNATEVFNRTVLMADYFKLINAANQGVSVKILYNPELSTRIGVIPGLLAVIIMIIAAMLTSLTVAREWENGSLELLISTPVKSLEIIVGKLTPYLLIGIFDVVVAVLAAKFIFGIPIKGDFLFFSFSSILFLFGAFMMGMTISIVTKNQLLACQLSLVSTFLPAFLLSGFVYDVSNMPLPVRLISHFVPAKYFISIIKAVFLKGGSITTLWIEFIFMIVYAFLSLAVAVKSFRLKM; encoded by the coding sequence ATGAATAATAGAAGAGTGTTTGCCCTGGCTCGGAAGGAAATTATTCACGTCATTAGGGATTCGAGAAGTCTGGGTATGGGGATAGCAATTCCTTTGCTTCTTCTTGTGTTTTTTGGTTTCGCTCTATCGCTTGATGTCAAAAATATTCCACTTGGAGTATATGACAGGAGTTCATCAAGTATGAGCCGAGCGTTTTTGGCTGGTATGACGGCTTCAGGAACTTTTAAAGTCGTGTCGAACGCGGATAGTTATAGCCAGTTGATGAATCTTATGGACAGAAACATGATTCGGGCGGCAATTATCATTCCTGAGAATTTTTCTGGAGCCGATTCTCCTGAAATTCAGCTGATTTTAGACGGATCGGACGCTTATTTCGCGAGGATATCTCTAAATTATGCCAAAAACGCAACTGAAGTATTCAACAGAACAGTACTTATGGCTGATTACTTTAAATTAATAAACGCAGCAAATCAGGGTGTCTCTGTAAAAATTCTTTATAATCCGGAACTCTCAACCCGTATAGGAGTTATACCGGGTTTGCTGGCGGTTATAATTATGATTATCGCGGCAATGCTCACTTCTCTGACCGTGGCAAGAGAATGGGAAAATGGATCTTTGGAGCTTCTTATTTCGACACCTGTGAAATCACTGGAAATAATTGTAGGAAAACTGACACCGTATTTATTAATAGGAATCTTTGATGTAGTCGTAGCTGTATTGGCGGCAAAATTCATATTCGGTATTCCGATAAAGGGAGACTTTTTGTTTTTTTCATTTTCCAGTATTCTTTTTCTTTTCGGAGCCTTCATGATGGGAATGACTATAAGCATAGTAACAAAAAACCAGCTTTTGGCATGTCAATTGTCATTGGTTTCAACATTTCTTCCAGCGTTTCTTCTTTCGGGATTCGTGTATGATGTTTCCAACATGCCTTTGCCAGTGCGTCTGATAAGCCATTTTGTTCCGGCAAAATATTTTATATCAATAATCAAAGCAGTTTTTTTAAAAGGCGGAAGTATTACTACTCTGTGGATTGAGTTTATTTTTATGATTGTATATGCATTCCTGTCTCTTGCGGTGGCGGTTAAAAGTTTCCGTCTAAAAATGTAG
- a CDS encoding ABC transporter ATP-binding protein has product MPDDRKYSVILRQVLKKFGGFTAVDYISMNVERAEIFGFLGPNGAGKTTTIKMLCGLIKPTSGDCIVDGIDILKHPDDVKKITGYMSQKFSLYEDLKISENIDFYGGIYGVKNNLLKMRKRWILDMAGLTGKENRLTKTLSLGWKQRLALGCAVVHNPSILFLDEPTSGVDPVTRRNFWKLIYELSDSGVTVFVTTHYMQEAEYCHKLALIDRGSIKAIGSPDELKKMISPEPMIEIRCCDPNSVLEELKKTGFILEGLIHKNILKLVLKEKVDKSKIESLLKSRNYSFSLVKTIVPSLEDVFIRVTDS; this is encoded by the coding sequence ATGCCTGACGATCGTAAATATTCTGTGATTCTCCGTCAGGTGTTGAAAAAGTTTGGTGGTTTCACTGCCGTCGACTATATAAGCATGAATGTAGAAAGGGCTGAAATTTTTGGTTTTTTGGGACCGAACGGGGCCGGTAAAACAACGACAATAAAAATGTTATGCGGTCTAATTAAACCTACTTCTGGAGATTGCATCGTGGACGGTATAGATATTTTGAAACATCCTGACGATGTAAAAAAAATAACCGGATACATGAGTCAAAAATTTTCTTTATACGAAGACCTGAAGATTTCAGAAAACATAGATTTCTACGGCGGAATATACGGAGTAAAAAACAATTTATTAAAAATGAGAAAGAGATGGATACTCGATATGGCAGGTTTAACAGGAAAGGAAAACCGGCTTACTAAAACACTTTCCTTGGGCTGGAAACAAAGACTGGCCCTGGGTTGTGCAGTGGTACACAATCCGTCCATACTTTTTTTGGATGAGCCGACATCCGGAGTTGATCCTGTCACGAGAAGAAATTTTTGGAAACTGATTTATGAACTTTCAGACAGCGGCGTCACTGTATTTGTTACTACGCATTATATGCAGGAAGCCGAGTATTGTCACAAGCTGGCTCTGATTGACCGCGGATCAATAAAAGCCATAGGAAGTCCGGATGAACTTAAAAAAATGATATCACCCGAACCGATGATAGAAATCAGATGCTGTGATCCGAATTCAGTTCTTGAAGAGCTTAAAAAGACTGGATTTATTCTGGAAGGATTGATTCATAAAAATATTTTGAAACTTGTTTTGAAAGAAAAAGTTGACAAATCCAAAATCGAATCATTGCTTAAAAGCAGAAATTACAGCTTCAGCCTGGTGAAAACAATAGTTCCATCACTTGAAGATGTTTTTATAAGAGTTACGGATAGTTAA
- a CDS encoding ABC transporter ATP-binding protein — translation MHEDIIRVEKVTKDFGKVRAIDCISLSVKSNEIYGLIGPDGSGKSTLIRILSTVMNPSSGVVEILGLNPSNNPEKIKNKIGYVSQNFGLYRDLTVEENIKFYADIYEVDRKECRQKSSKFLEMYNLSEFVKRKAGHLSGGMKQKLSLICALIHKPQIIFLDEPTNGVDPVSRMEFWKILSGVTKEGTSVFISTSYIDEAEKCDSISLIFNGKIIAQGTPDSIKGMFTGKIIKIVCKKPGEIARCFDGINEVSDVFVYGDFVNVLTFKNNVDVSFITDVLERKNSDYYETYPVEPGLEDVFISMMKGLHA, via the coding sequence ATGCATGAAGATATTATCAGAGTCGAAAAAGTTACAAAGGATTTCGGGAAAGTCAGAGCCATTGATTGTATTTCTCTAAGTGTAAAAAGCAATGAAATATACGGATTGATCGGTCCTGACGGATCTGGAAAATCCACTCTCATAAGAATATTGTCAACAGTAATGAATCCTTCTTCCGGAGTGGTTGAAATATTAGGATTAAATCCTTCAAACAATCCGGAAAAAATCAAAAATAAAATCGGTTACGTTAGTCAGAACTTCGGTTTGTACAGAGATCTAACTGTTGAGGAAAACATAAAATTTTATGCAGATATTTACGAGGTTGACAGGAAAGAATGCAGACAAAAATCTTCAAAATTTCTGGAAATGTATAATTTGTCGGAGTTTGTCAAAAGAAAAGCGGGACATCTTTCAGGGGGAATGAAACAAAAACTCTCGCTGATCTGTGCTTTGATTCACAAACCTCAAATTATATTTCTCGACGAACCGACAAACGGCGTTGATCCGGTTTCTAGAATGGAATTCTGGAAAATACTTTCCGGAGTGACTAAAGAAGGAACATCTGTATTCATTTCAACTTCATACATAGACGAAGCCGAAAAATGCGACAGCATATCTTTGATTTTCAACGGAAAAATAATCGCTCAGGGAACTCCGGACAGCATAAAAGGGATGTTTACAGGAAAAATAATAAAAATAGTGTGTAAAAAACCTGGTGAGATCGCCAGATGCTTCGACGGCATAAATGAAGTCTCGGACGTATTTGTTTACGGGGATTTTGTAAACGTCTTAACATTTAAAAATAACGTCGACGTCTCATTTATTACCGATGTTCTTGAAAGAAAAAATTCCGATTATTATGAGACATATCCCGTTGAACCCGGTTTGGAAGACGTCTTCATCAGCATGATGAAAGGTTTGCATGCCTGA
- a CDS encoding HlyD family efflux transporter periplasmic adaptor subunit yields MKHVSSKIILFFCLVSLTDCEQNKIQKIKCYGFVEADELRLAFLVGGRISKVNFKEGEQIETGDTIAELERIEFELNRDLRLAELSGARASLEKLQAGLRNQEISRTYYVLKQNQTRLELIKENLLRIEALYEEGNVPRQDYDKALAEFQIAEAQTSASFQEFSLANEGNRVEDIEIAIEKVIAAEKSLELAQLQVDRTYLISPVKGVVEELNYASGEIVAAGKEVARISMLDTVIVNFWISEDQLGNIRLNQKVSIFFGSDEDNIFEGKILNISNEAEFSPSVVYTEDVRAGLVYEINALVPNCDESLKSGMPVTIEIIY; encoded by the coding sequence ATGAAACATGTATCATCAAAAATTATATTATTTTTTTGTCTTGTCAGTTTAACTGACTGTGAACAAAATAAAATCCAAAAAATCAAATGTTACGGATTCGTCGAGGCCGACGAATTGAGGCTTGCTTTTCTTGTCGGCGGAAGAATTTCCAAAGTGAATTTTAAAGAGGGTGAACAAATTGAAACAGGCGACACTATTGCCGAATTAGAGAGGATAGAATTCGAACTGAACAGAGACTTAAGGCTGGCAGAATTGTCGGGTGCGCGGGCGTCTTTGGAAAAACTGCAAGCCGGTCTGAGAAACCAGGAAATCAGCAGAACATATTATGTTCTTAAACAAAATCAGACAAGACTTGAATTGATTAAAGAAAATCTTTTACGCATAGAGGCTCTTTATGAAGAAGGAAATGTGCCGCGGCAGGATTATGACAAAGCATTGGCTGAATTCCAGATTGCAGAGGCACAAACCAGCGCTTCATTCCAGGAATTTTCTTTGGCAAACGAAGGAAACAGGGTTGAAGATATTGAAATTGCGATTGAAAAAGTAATCGCCGCCGAGAAGTCCCTGGAACTTGCCCAGCTTCAAGTTGACAGAACATATTTAATTTCACCTGTAAAAGGTGTAGTCGAAGAATTGAATTATGCAAGCGGGGAAATTGTTGCGGCCGGGAAAGAAGTTGCGCGGATAAGTATGTTGGATACTGTGATTGTAAATTTTTGGATTAGTGAAGATCAGCTCGGAAACATCAGGTTGAATCAGAAAGTATCGATCTTTTTTGGTTCTGATGAAGACAACATTTTCGAGGGAAAAATTCTGAACATCTCAAACGAAGCAGAATTTTCACCTTCTGTTGTTTATACTGAAGATGTCAGAGCCGGTTTAGTCTATGAAATTAACGCACTTGTTCCGAATTGTGATGAGTCCCTTAAATCAGGTATGCCGGTGACAATTGAAATAATATATTAA